AGCCAGCGACGTATCCGGTCAGCAACTTTGTCGTCGAAGCGTTAACTTCCTCTGCCGCCGCTAGCGCTGCAGCGAATACGGGGGATGTCGGGTGAATAACAATAGACTCAAACGTATCATCGTAGTCGATGGCGTGACCGAACGCGCCATTTGCAAGTGCTGCAGCAGGCGCAGACTTCGCGTCGCGGTGAAACACCGTTGCGTCACCGTCTCCGTACTGTGTATCAATGTAGTTGTAGATCGTGTCGCCAACCTCGTGGTGGGAGCCGTATAGTGCAACGCCAATATAATCTCGAATTGCGGTCTTTGCGTGCTCAGTCGCTTCCGACGGAATATCGTCATACGTAATCGTCTCTACGTATTCAGCTAGCTCTTGGGTTTCTCCCATATATAGTATGATTTGGATGGGGGGACTTAGATATTGCGGTAAGATTACCACCAGGATGGTCGCTGAACCGAGTGCCCGAATTCAGAATGGGTGCTGCCGAGAGCCACCCATTCAGGCTTCCTGATCTTTGCATTGGCACGTTCGTCTATAACGAACAACGTTTGCTTTTGTTGAGGTCAGTAATTGGGCACCTATCATTTACATTAGTACTGTTGTAAGTTAATTCTTATATATCTTATATTCTATTCTATAATCTAGATACGCTAGGGTTGGTTTACAAAAGTACATTTGTATAGAAGTCGGGTTCTGGGGTAGCACTACACGTTAACAGTGGATACTCCCTGCACGATAGTTGAGAGCGTGTGTTCGTTCGTTACGAACGAATCAAGAGGTGCTTTCGGTGCGAACGGTTACGACTGTCGACTCAACGTTCAACAACAGTGACTGGGTAATACTCCCAAAAACCGCCTTGCCAATCGGAGAGCGTTTCCGACCGCCGACGACAAGATATCGTGCTTCGGTCTCCTCAGTGTAGTTCTGGATCTCTCCTGCTGGCGAGCCAATCCGACCGACGGGTGTAAACTCCTTTGTTTCTAACGACGCGATGTCTGCCGCGATATCCCGAGCAACCTCGAGAGTAGGACGCGAACCAGGTTCGTCTGCCGCCGCTCCCTCCTCAAGGCTGTCTCGATCCAGTACGTGAATGACGTGCAGTTCATCATTAAACGCGTCTGCGAGAGCTGCTCCTTCCGCAATCACTCGACGGTCGCGTTCTGTGTCTTCTACAGCGGTAACAATCGTCATCACCAATTATATCTCATCCGTCCCTAAAAAGCCTACTGCCATTCAAGAGTACTCAATCTTGATTTCGAGTTCGTTCGCCGTTCCAAGGAGAGTGTTCGGGAGTTCCTCCTGAAACCAGTCTTTCTCCATCCGGTGGCGGGGGCCAGAGACGCTGAATGCCCCGACCACTTCTCCGTTTGCGACGACCGGGACAGCGATTGCCCAGAGTCCAGATATTGACTCTTGTTTGTTGATGCTATAGCCGCGCTCGCGAGTTGCCTCCAGTTCGTCAAACAGTTCATCGGTATCTGTAATTGTCTGATCGGTCTCCTGAGGAAGTCCCCACCGGTCGATAATCTTCTCGATGCGCTCCCGGTCCATTCGGGAGAGAATTGCTTTTCCGCCTGCACTAGAGTGGAGATAGCGAAGTTCGCCACTCTGTCGATTTGCCTGTACGGCTCGCTCCCCAGCAGCGGTATATAGGTAGATTGCCCGCCCATGTTCTTCGATAAAAAACTGTGCGCGCTCGTTAGTGGTTTCCGCGAGCTGCTCGACCATCTGTTTGGCCAGGCCGCTCCACTCACGTCGCTGTCTCGCGTACTCACCGATCGTCAGGAACTTCAAACCGACGTGGTACTCCCCGTTCTCTTTGATTACGTATCCATTGTTGTATAGCGTCGACAACTGTTGGTGGACCGTGCTCTTCGCGAGATCGAGTTCTGTAGCGATTTCGGTTACTTGAGCACCGTCCTGCTTCATGAGGACGTCCACTATCTGAAACATATTTGTGATAGTTCTAATCTCCCGCGACGGCGTTTGTTCGTTCATAACGAACCGTAGTGGCTGGACACTCTTGAAGGTTATTCTGTTTGCGGTCACATTGGATCGAATACTATTGAGTTGGAAACTGAATCGACAAAAAGCGAGCTTTATGACTGACACGCAATGTCGGTGAATCCGAACTACCGAAGGAATACGAGTAATACAGCGCCGATTAGGATAATTCCGGCAATTGAGAGAAACGCTGCCACAAACCCCGCATCATCGGAGATGTACCCAACGATTGCTGGGGAGAGTGCCCCGACACCGGTCATACCCGTCCTGATCATCCCAAATGCACTGCCGCCGACGTTTTCGGGAATGACGTCCATCAGATAGGAGTCGCGGACAGGGCGAAACCCGTGGAATCCGATCCCTGCAAGTACCGTTATCGCCACCAGCGTGAGAAGGGAGTCAACGATGATTAGAGAGAGAATTGCCACGAACATCAGCGCAAATAGTGCGAACGCGACGGAGATGCTGTCCCGTCGGTCGCTGATGTCGCCGGTCGCAGTCTGACTAATGCTCGCAATAAAGAGTATGCTATAGAGTATACTGGCGACACCACTCGACACCCCCTTCTCTGAGGTCAGGAATAGTGGAAAAAATGCAGACAGTGCATTCCATGAGAAGGTGAACGCCATTGCTACCGCCACGAAAATGAGTAGTCGACGATTTCTGAACACCGTTCGAAAAGTCTTGAAGATTGACTCGTTTGAGTCGGTTGACGATTCCTCGTCGGTTATAACGCCGCTGGTTCGAAGTTCAGAATCCCGTCGTACAGTCACGTAAAACAACCACCCTAATACCAATGAGACGACTGCCCCGAGCACGAAGACGTTTTGCCACACAAAGAAGCTCATCAGCGCGACAACGGCTAACGGTGCTAACATTCCGCCAAACTGGCCGACCGTATCCATAAATCCTAGCGCAAGTCCGGTCCGTTCTTTATATCGCTTCGAGAGCAATGGAATTGCGACGGTCTTGTGAGGGCCCGTTCCGAGACCGATCAATACGGCACCAGCGAGTATCAAGAGAAACGATTGGCCTGTCGCGACGAGTGCCGCTGCACCGGAAAAGACCACTGCCCCGCCGATGATGACACGTGGCTCGCCAATCCGGTCGCCAAGAACGCCGGCTGGAAACTGCATGCATGCGTATCCGATCATCAGTGCTGTGAACAACATACCGGTTTCCGTGTTCGAAACACCATACGTCTCTTGAAAAGTCTCGAACAGCGGCGGAAAGACAAACCGAAGAAACTGGACCATGAACCAGAGCAGCGAAACGATTACCACGACGTTGTAGACCCGAGCAGTGTCCACTACTGCCGAGAGTCTCTTTTCCATTGCGTGATATCTGCCAGATATTGTAATGATGGTTGTGGATCCGGATACATCCTCCGTTATCAGATTTGGCCATTTTAATATTGAAGACGCAACATCGAACCGCCACCGCCAGAGGTATACTCTAGCAGTATGTATCCGCACCTGTTGATGAACCTCGAGTTAACCGACAGAACAGCAATCGTCGCAGCATCGAGTAGCGGACTCGGATACGCATCTGCACGTCGTCTCCTCGAGGAGGGAGCGAATGTTGCAATCTGCTCGCGGTCGAGTGACCGGGTCGAGTCTGCGGCAGAACAACTAGCCGACGAAACTAACGTCAGTTCGAATCGAATTTTGCCAGCGGTGTGTGATATCACTGAACGGGATGATATCGAGGACTTCGTCGAAACGACAGTCGAGACGTTCGGTTCGCTGGATATCCAGGTGAACAATCATGGCGGTCCACCAGCCGTAACCTTCGACGAGGCGACCGAAGAGCAGTGGGAAAAGTCACACGAGGGGGTGATCTCGAGCAACCGCTGGATGGCGCAAGCGGCGTTACCCTATCTTCAGAAGAGCAACATTGGTTCGCTCCTTGTTGTCACCAGTGCGTCTGCTCGTGAGTCTCCAAAAAATCATGCGATCTCGAACGTATACCGCCTTGGCCTCTATGGGTTAGTAAAGACAATTTCACGCGAGTATGGTCCCGAAGTACGAGCAAACGCGATTACACCTCGGTTTGTGATGACAGATCGGATCGAGTACAAAATCAAGCGACGGGCCGACCACCGGGAAATTTCCGAGGAAGAGGCACTACAGAGTCGCGTCGAGGAAGTCTCGCTTGACCGACCTGGTGATCCTGAAGAGTTTGCGGACGCTGTCGCATATCTTGCCTCCCCGCGCGCGAGTTACGTGACCGGTGAGATTCTGAGCGTCGATGGGGGCTGGAGCCGGTTCGTGCTGTAGCATCCCAAACCGATATTTATATTACGGGCACTGTTCAGTATCCACATGCACTATGGAAGTCACCGATATTGAGACAGCCGTACTTGGTAGTGCTGTCGACGCTGCGTCGCTTCCTGCGCAGGTCGGCGCACGGGAACTCGAGATTAGCTCCGTCGTTGTGAGAATTCACACCGACGAGGGAATCACCGGTCTAGGTGAATCGTTTTACCGATCGGAGGAAAACAACCACTTCCTCGCGGAGTCTATCGAAGCAATGGGTCGGCATGTCATTGGGAAAGATCCCCGTGACATCAAGGCAATCTGGCACGAACTCTATCTGCACGTCAAACGCGCCGGTGCCTACGGTGCATTAAGTGCGATCGACGAGGCACTGTGGGATATTGCCGGCAAGAACGCCGGTCTTCCCGTCTACCAGTTGCTCGGCGGCCAGACCAGTGAAGTCAACGCGTACGCAACGTTCCCTGCTGATAAGACAGCGGACGAACTGACCGAATACGCTGAGTGGCTCTCGGCCAAAGGGTTCGAAGCGATGAAGATCGGTGCTGGGTTCGGAATTGAGGAGGATCGAAACCGAATCAAGACGATCATGGATGAGATCCCGGATGATTTCGGACTGGCAATCGATGCGAACACATCCTACAACGTTACGGATGCACGCGCCGTTGCAGAGACCGGGAGCGAATACGAGATTGAGTGGTTTGAAGAACCCATAGCACATACAGACATTCAAGGGCAGGCGGAGCTAAACAAGTCCGTCGAAGTACCCATCTCGGGATATCAGACACACACTCCCCACTATCCCGCTCTTGACCACCTGAAAGCCAACGCCCTTGACATCTATCAGCCGTCACTCGACTATGTTGGCGGAATCACCGGTGCGACACGTGTTGCCTCGCTTGTCGAAGCGTTCAACAAAGAAATGGTCCCCCACGCGCTTGGACCGGCAATCAATTACGCCGCGAGCCTTCACGTTGCGGCGGCGAGCCGCCAGTGTGAACTTATTGAGTTTGCAGTTCTCGACGACGATGTCGACGATCCTGGACGCTACATTGCCGGCCCATACGTTGAAAATCAGGACGCGATTACGTGCAGGATGGTGGACGAATCGATCCACCGAGTGAACCGGGCCTCGGCGTAACTATCGACGAAGACACCTTCGAGGAGTACCGCATCGACTAACGGCTGCCACCTTTTACTCCTGTTTCTTTCGTCGGGTTAACTGAAACTGCACTGGCTATTGTTGTGCGATTATGGGAGCTGGTTTATTGTCCAACTAATATTTACAAATATAGAAAAATAAAATATTTTATACTTATTATCAATATTTAAGTGGCATACATCTGTGATCATATAAATAGTTAATTATAAATGCGTGTTCTTCTAACCATGTATTGAGTTATGAAGCCACAGGGACGCCGAGACTTCATGAAAGTTGCAACTGGTAGCGTAATCGGATCTTCGTTGCTCGCAGGGTGTTTAGGAGACAACGGTGCTGGAGACTACCCCCCCTCGACAATGACCTTCGTTAACGCGTATTCCGAAGGAGGCGGTGTGGACACCAATATGAGAGAAATCCAGCCATACCTGGAGGAGGAACTCGACACCAATTTCGATATCGAGTACCGCGACGGTGCCGGGACCCGTGTCGCCGCAAATACCGTCGCTCAAGAACCCGAACTGCACTCGATCGGCGGAACCCTCTCGCCGGCAACACCTGCTGCAGTCGCGATTGATGAATACGAGGGTGATGAACTGGAATTTACACTGGATGATATCCGTCCAGTCGGCACGATTTCAGAAGAGGCAGCGGTCATTCGTGTCCGGGAAGATGAAGATCGATTCACAACGATCGAAGAACTTGTTGAGTATGGCGAAGATAATCCCGGTGAACTTACTGTCGGCTCTTCTGGACCGACTAATCGAAATGTGCTCTCAGTCATTCAGCTAATGGAAGAGACTGATGCTGAATTCCAGATTGTTCCGTACGACGGCGGTGGTCCGACTGAGACGGCTCTCCTTCAGGAGGAAATTGATGTCGCTGCTCGATCCGTCTATAATAGCGCGGACGTCAATGATGAGACATTGTGTCTCACAATTTACGCCGAGGAGAACCCCGAACCGGACCTTACGGACGATGCTCCGCCAGTCAACGATGCGCTTGGTACGGACATCGATTATGATCCCTCCAACGGGATCCAGTTCTACTTCGTATCCGCAGACGCTGCTGATGAGTATCCCGACCGGTTCGATACGGTTGTTGATGCACTTGAAGCCGCTATGCAGAATGATGAGTACATTGAAGACCTAGAAGAGATCGGTGAGGAAGACAAGGTCTTCCACAACGGTCCGGATGAGACAGAAGAGATTCTGGAAAATGCATATGAAACATACGTCGAATTTGCACCGATGTTCGACGAATATGTGCAGTAATGATTTGGAACTCTGATCGTATCGTTTACCCCTCGTTTCCGAATCAACTCCGTGTATTGGATTTCGAAGGCTTAAACAGCACGGGTGACAGGAAGATATGGCGATGACTCAATCAGAGGAAGATGAAGCGGCTGAGGAGGAGTCTGCACCATCGACAGCGTTCGTTGCACTTGTTCGACTGGCCTTTCCGACTGCAGTACTGCTTCTGGCAGTGCTCTACGTTGAGAACACCTATGGACGGATCGGTACTGATAACCTCTACTACCCATACTTCATCGTCGCGATGATATTCCTGTTTGTTATCTCAGTATACGTTAGCGAAATCAAACATCTCTATAATCACGGCGCGGAGGACGAATTCATCGAGAGTCTTAAGAAATCTTATTCAGAGTGGAAACGTTCCATTGGCTTCGTCATTGCTGGCGCCGCGTATTTATCGATGATCAACGTACTCGGATTCTTCATCTCCTCGTTCCTGGGGATGATTGTAATCATGCTGATCGGTGGTCTTCGTGACCCGAAAATGATCGTCGGGGGTACCATTACGACGCTAGTGCTCGTATATGTACTATTCATAACCATTATGGGAATGAATCCACCAGAAGGTATGTTGATATGAGGAAAGCAACCTATCCACAGTACTACTTCGACTGAACAATGCAACAACAAGAAAATCACCCTATCAAGATTGACGGTGAGTCACAATGGCAATAGAGCACATCCCAGAGGCATTAGGCGTGCTGTTGACGGTCGAGAATATCGCGTTCATCTGTATCGGTGTGATGTTTGGAATGTTGGCCGGGTCCATCCCTGGATTTACTGGGACAAATACGGTCGCGATCGCGCTGCCGTTTACACTCGGAATGACCGCCGAAATTGCGCTGGTGTTCCTAGCAGCGATCTATATTGGAGCAAGCTATGGTGGTGCGATTCCGGCTGTTCTGATCAACACGCCAGGTACGGCTGGTGCGACCGCGACGGTGCTTGACGCTTACCCAATGTCCCAGAAAGGACAGGCATCGAAAGCTCTCGGAATATCGATCTTGGCTAGTGTCATCGGTGGATTCTTTGCCGCCTTCATTGTCCTCCTACTCTTGGGTCCGATCGGTGACTTCGCGTTCATGTTCACGAACCGTGAAATTTTCGTCCTCGGATTATTTGGGCTCGCAGCCGTTGCCGTAGCGATCGGGGACAACTTCAGAAAAGGGTTAGTCTCCGGTTTCGCGGGACTATTGATCGCCGCGATGCCTGTTGACCCGACGACAGGACAGCGACGACTCGATTTCGGGTTCTTCGAACTGTATGATGAAGTTCCATTCGTTCCGGTTGTCGTTGGACTGTTCGCAATTTCCGAGCTATTCTATCTCATCAACAAGAAAGCAATCAGCGAAGATACGGAACTCGATACCTCGTATGGACAGATTATTGATGGGTTTAAATACGTGATTTCGAAGCCTATTGACCTCGCACGAGCGATGATCATCGGCCTCAGTATCGGATCAATGCCGGGTGCCGGGACTTCCGTAGCTAATTTCGTCAGCTGGGGGACGGCGAAGTCAATGTCCGATAAACCTGAACAGTTTGGTGAGGGTAATCCCGAAGGTGTGATCGCCTCAGAGGGTTCTAACAGCGCAGTCACGGCCGGGTCGCTCGTTCCCACGATCGCTCTTGGTATCCCTGGAAGTGGGACGACTGCAGTTATGCTCGCTGCCCTCCTCCTTCACGGTGTACGACCCGGGCCTGAGTTCATGCAGGACTTCGCGCTTGAGGCTAATATTATCATCCTCTCGCTGTTCATTGCGAATATAGTCTTGCTTATATTTGCATTCGCCGTCTCGAAGTATCTTGTTCGGATCGTCACGATGCCTGCGAACGTTATTGTGCCAGCGATACTGGTACTCACTGTTATCGGGGCATATGCAATGCGTAGTAGTGTTTTCGACATTTGGCTAATGTTCCTCTTCGGAATCATCGGGTTCGTAATGCGTGAGAACAACTACTCGCTCATCCCGTTAATCCTGGGTGTCATTCTCGGTCCGATCATTGAGGGTGCTTTCCTCCGCAGCATGTTGGTCAGTGGCAACGATCCAACGTACTTCTTCGGCAGCGGGCTTGCGATCGCACTCTGGATCGCGCTTGTACTGACCTTCGTGAGCAGACCGCTGTACAACATTGTTCGAGGCATTGTTGAATCTCGAACCAATCTACTCAACTGACTTCTGATGCTCTCAGCTAAAATCATCAATATTTATTATAGGGAGACTAGTACTGGTCTTAGGAAAATCTAATAGTACTCAGATAAAAGTGGACAATGACAAATAATATAGAAACTCAGATCGCGGTAAACGCGTTCACCGGAGTGTTCCTGCTTTTAGCTGGAATAGCGACTTTTTTTATGGAGGAAAACATAGTAGCAGCATCGATTATCGTCCTTGTTGCAATCTTTTTCCTTACGCGTGCATTTGCCCAGCGACGAATGATATCAGAATGAGTAATCTAACCGAAAAGGACGGTTAGATAAATTCGCTAAAGCGATTATATATCGGTAGCTACTTTTCCTCGTATGTAGAATATTTATGTGATGAAGAATAGGAAAGGGAGTGCAGGGATGTTATCGTTCGAAGTTGGTATGTATATACCGATACCGATGAATTTGATATTTAAATAAAACTTCTAGAAAATAATGTTCGGACTGAGACGTCAAGAGCTACTTTTCGCAGCGATCATTTCATCTGTACATGCCGTTCAACATATCTTCTACCGCCTTGTCCCTCCCCTGATACCTGTTCTTGCCGTTGATATTGATGCACCGCTTTGGCAGCTCGGTCTGCTTGTAAGTATCTACATGTTCGTTGGAGGTCTCTTTCAGGCCCCATTCGGTATCCTTGCAGACCGCGTTAATCGACAATACATTGCTAGCGCTTCGATCAGTGCAATGGCGACCGGATACGTAATTTTCTCACTCTCACCGATATTTGGGGCAAGTCTCCCCCCGATCGAATTGTTTGGCGACGTGTTTACCGGTCCATTTCAACTCATGGCGCTAGCAATGATTGTCGCCGGAATCGGATACAGTGGAATCCATCCAGTCGGCTATCCATTAATCACAGCTAATGTCTCGTCGGATAGCAAAGGAAAAGTACTTGGAATGTGGGGAAGTGCGTCCAAAATTGGTGACGCTCTCGCTCCAATCCTTATTGGTGTATTTATTTTATTGTTTTCCTGGGAATTAATTCTCCTGAGTATTGCTGTGCTAGGGTATGGATACGCTATCTGGCTGTTTGTCTACCTCTCCAACTCGCAGTTTGATACTCAACCGCCAAGAGCCAACAAAACCGACTCGAGTGATGGGATTGTGAGTGAACTTTCTCGAGCCGACTCGCGCCAGTTTTTGTTTCCAGTCGCGATACTGCTTGCCTTCTTTTTTGCGATCCTGTTCGCAGGAAATGGATTGCTGGCATTTGCGCCAGTATTTGTTACGGACGTATATGGTATTTCGCTCTCAATAGTCGGCATTTCTCTTCAGACAGAGTCGGTCGCAAACTTCTACTTCGCACTTCTATTGCTTAGTGCCACAGTATCGCAGCTTGCAACCGGTACCTTCGCAGATTGGTTTGATCACCGGACTGTAATCGTCATACTTTTAACCATCGCGACAATTTGCTTCGTGACATTAGCATTTTTCACCTTATCACCAGTTCTGCTTGCGATCGTCTTCGTTGTTCTCGGTGGTAGTCTATATGGCCTCAATCCAGTGCGTGATGCCCTTATTAGTAACGTCTCACCGGCGGACTATGAAGGACGAACATTTGGATATGTTTACACTGTCGCACTTATCGGTAGTTCGGCGTTTCCGGCGGCAATTGGATATATGGGTGATATAGTCGGGATTCAATTGAGCTTCATCTTCCTAGCAGTTGGAACCTTGCTCGGACTTGTAGCTATTCTCCCATTATATAGTACGAAAATATACAAGAAGGGGAACCAGTAATTATAATAAAAAGTAGTATGGAATATAAAATGATGCCCACGGCACTGCTAGATTGAGGTTGAACTGAACGGAGTTTTTGAACAAAGTTGGAAGATGCTGTTCGAAGAACTCCAAGTGGACATAACGGGTTCTTCTAATGAGGTGTTTTGGATATTCCTTGGGAATCGAATTAGAGATGGTTTTGAACGGAAATAATGTCCGGCTATTCCTCAGAGAGGTTTTGATCCATCGCTTCGTCCCCATCCTCTTCTGCAGAGTGGAGGTACTCCTTCAGTATCGGACCAAGGAGGACAAGAAGAGTCAGTATCACAAGCAAGAGTGAGAGTGGTCGGGTAACGAAAATAAGCCAGTTATCTTCGAGCTGAAGCGACCGAAAGAGGTTTTCTTCCGCGATAGGTCCGAGAACTGCCCCTAAGATGAATGCAATAATCGAATAATTGTGACGGACCATGTAGTATCCCATGATCCCAAACGCGAGGATTGCGGCTACGTCGAACCAGTTCCGGTTCAGCGTGAATGCGCCCAGAACCGACAGCACGATTACGATTGGAATGATAATACTCGAGTCGATCTGCGTGATTAGACTGAACCGCGTGATCAGCAGTAATCCGACTGCCAGAATAAGGAGGTTGCCAATAAAGATAGCGATGAAAAAGGAGTAGGTGACATGGAGTTGACTGGCGAACATGTCCGGTCCGGGACGGAGACCGTGAAGAATGAGTCCGCCGAGTAACACGGCAGTCGATCCGCTCCCGGGGATACCGAACGCTATCGTCGGGACCAAAGAGCCGCTCACAGTTGGATTGTTTGCACTCTCGGTGGCGATCACTCCACGGAGATCACCGTCCCCGAACTTCCCATCGGTGTATGTTCGTACCGCTTCAGCATACGAGACGAACGTTGAGGTTGTAGCGCCGGCACCCGGGATCATGCCGATAAATAAGCCGAGCAATCCCGATTTCGTTGTAAGGACTGGATGATCAATAACAGACTTTACGCCTGTTTTGATGTTACCAGTAACGGTAACGTTGCTGCCGGCTATTTGCTGCTGCTGGGACAACTTGATCATCTCTGCAACAGCGAACAGCCCGATCAGAATCGCTATGAAATCAATACCATCGTATAGTCCCATCTGGTCGAAGGTAAACCGAGGAGTAGGGGTCATAATCGCGAGCCCAACTGTCGATATCATGAAGCCGAAAGCGCCGGCCACGATCCCCTTGATCGGCGCACCTTTAGTAACGACTGTGATCAGGGCGATGCCAAGCACGGCGACGAGAAAGTATTCGGGGGAGCCGAATGATCGAACGATCGGAATGAGAACCGGCGTTAGAACGATAACAACGAGTGCTCCGAGGAATCCCATCAGTGCCGATGCCGTCGCGGAAATCGCGAGCGCATCCTTTGCGCGTCCGGCCTTCGTAAGCGGGTACCCGTCGAGCGTCGTAGCGGCGTTACCTGCGTCTCCAGGCGCATTGATGAGGATTGACGCGATGCTTCCGCCGTACATACCACCGCTGTAAATGCCGATCAGAAATATAATTGCATTGTGAGGTTCCATACCAACCGTGAGTGGGAGTAACATCGCCATTCCGATCGGTGCTCCAACCCCCGGAATTGACCCAATAATAATCCCTAACAGGACGCCAAAAAAGACCAGTCCGATTGTCGGCCAGGCAAATACGAGTTCGATACCGGAGAAAAACGCGTCGAGAGCCATTTAGATTCCACCTCTGTTCAAGATTTCACCTTGGTCAAACGGAATATTAGCCAGTTCCATGAATAGGAATACAAACAGAAGCGAAATAACGCCCACGAGGAGTGCGATCCGAAGAGATTGCTTAAACCAGAGTGTGTAGAGGACAACAAATAGTGGTGCAACAAATAACAAGCCAACGACGTATCCGCTCAAAATGAAGGCACTCGTGAGCAGTATCGTGAAGGCTTTACTGCTAATGCTCACGCCGAATTCGTCGGCCAGGGTTTGTTTCTCCGAGGCGTTCCGAATCTCCTCGCTGGCGTTGGCTTCCTTGTCATATTCTCCGGAGCTATCCGTGATATTAACGTCTGTATTGACAAGCATCTCCAGTGGGCCAGGAAGCCGGTCCCCCAATAAAATGAGCGCCGATCCGACGACGACGATTCCACCCATTAGCTGTGGGAAGAGGGCGGCTTCTGTCGCGTAATTCTCCACCCAGGGAATTAGTAAAAATATTGATCCAACCATCAACATCATGAATACCAACATATCTTCGGAGTCTGTGTTACCTATCATAGTAAAACTGTGGTGGCCCGTACCTGATTATCCTTCGTACTCCTCGACAAGTTCGACGACGTTATGATTTTCGTACTCCTCAAAGATTTCTTCGAAGTGTTCTCCTGTGGCGTCAATTCCCTCGTACATCAAGGCGTTACCTGTTTCTTCTTCCCATTCCTCTGCCTCGTCCGTCTCAAGTGCGTTCTCCATTTCTTCCGCCAACGTTTCGCGGACATCTTGCGGCGTCTCCGGCGGGGTGAACAGCGTTCGGTTGATGCCGTTTACCCAATCGTAATCTGGATAGCCTTCGTCTTCGACAGTCGGCGTGTCGGGAAATGTCGGACTCCCGTCTGTGTGTAGCGTAACGAGCGGGTAGACGTCGCCTGCTTCGACTGCAGAGAGCGCACCGGCATCCGAGCTGATCCCACACGGAACCTCACCGGACGCGACTGCTTCGTTGATCGCGGCGGAGCCGTCGTAACTGATCAGTTCCTCCCATTGCCAGTCGTATTCGTCGTCTTCATGAGCAAGGAGCGTGAAGATGT
This genomic window from Natronococcus occultus SP4 contains:
- a CDS encoding tripartite tricarboxylate transporter permease; amino-acid sequence: MAIEHIPEALGVLLTVENIAFICIGVMFGMLAGSIPGFTGTNTVAIALPFTLGMTAEIALVFLAAIYIGASYGGAIPAVLINTPGTAGATATVLDAYPMSQKGQASKALGISILASVIGGFFAAFIVLLLLGPIGDFAFMFTNREIFVLGLFGLAAVAVAIGDNFRKGLVSGFAGLLIAAMPVDPTTGQRRLDFGFFELYDEVPFVPVVVGLFAISELFYLINKKAISEDTELDTSYGQIIDGFKYVISKPIDLARAMIIGLSIGSMPGAGTSVANFVSWGTAKSMSDKPEQFGEGNPEGVIASEGSNSAVTAGSLVPTIALGIPGSGTTAVMLAALLLHGVRPGPEFMQDFALEANIIILSLFIANIVLLIFAFAVSKYLVRIVTMPANVIVPAILVLTVIGAYAMRSSVFDIWLMFLFGIIGFVMRENNYSLIPLILGVILGPIIEGAFLRSMLVSGNDPTYFFGSGLAIALWIALVLTFVSRPLYNIVRGIVESRTNLLN
- a CDS encoding MFS transporter; translated protein: MFGLRRQELLFAAIISSVHAVQHIFYRLVPPLIPVLAVDIDAPLWQLGLLVSIYMFVGGLFQAPFGILADRVNRQYIASASISAMATGYVIFSLSPIFGASLPPIELFGDVFTGPFQLMALAMIVAGIGYSGIHPVGYPLITANVSSDSKGKVLGMWGSASKIGDALAPILIGVFILLFSWELILLSIAVLGYGYAIWLFVYLSNSQFDTQPPRANKTDSSDGIVSELSRADSRQFLFPVAILLAFFFAILFAGNGLLAFAPVFVTDVYGISLSIVGISLQTESVANFYFALLLLSATVSQLATGTFADWFDHRTVIVILLTIATICFVTLAFFTLSPVLLAIVFVVLGGSLYGLNPVRDALISNVSPADYEGRTFGYVYTVALIGSSAFPAAIGYMGDIVGIQLSFIFLAVGTLLGLVAILPLYSTKIYKKGNQ
- a CDS encoding tripartite tricarboxylate transporter permease, which codes for MALDAFFSGIELVFAWPTIGLVFFGVLLGIIIGSIPGVGAPIGMAMLLPLTVGMEPHNAIIFLIGIYSGGMYGGSIASILINAPGDAGNAATTLDGYPLTKAGRAKDALAISATASALMGFLGALVVIVLTPVLIPIVRSFGSPEYFLVAVLGIALITVVTKGAPIKGIVAGAFGFMISTVGLAIMTPTPRFTFDQMGLYDGIDFIAILIGLFAVAEMIKLSQQQQIAGSNVTVTGNIKTGVKSVIDHPVLTTKSGLLGLFIGMIPGAGATTSTFVSYAEAVRTYTDGKFGDGDLRGVIATESANNPTVSGSLVPTIAFGIPGSGSTAVLLGGLILHGLRPGPDMFASQLHVTYSFFIAIFIGNLLILAVGLLLITRFSLITQIDSSIIIPIVIVLSVLGAFTLNRNWFDVAAILAFGIMGYYMVRHNYSIIAFILGAVLGPIAEENLFRSLQLEDNWLIFVTRPLSLLLVILTLLVLLGPILKEYLHSAEEDGDEAMDQNLSEE